One Methylomonas sp. LL1 DNA window includes the following coding sequences:
- the mltB gene encoding lytic murein transglycosylase B, with protein sequence MNLAVSFTKRFSLGLTLLFFAGCANQAEKVQAVVQPVRALTQQPVPSQSRTATPDLRPLAAVGGYRAASISGDYAGYSTLNQFIDFMAQKHGFDRAYLNGLFSQAKRKQWTLDYLVKSDQSLKAKPGKGSWSRYRAKFLDDRHINSGVDFWQKHRTALQRASQQYGVPAEYILGIMAVETTFGSYVGNHRVIDALTTLAFDYQRRGDYFRGELENFLVMSRGEGIDPAKPVGSFAGAMGLGQFMPSSFLEWAVDFNGDGRRDLWDPEDCIGSVANYFAQHGWKSGQPVVSPIRGNLAAAGSLEPGLDNQYPLTVLKQIGLSPADNCQCDYPLRLLQLRHQDTDEYLLGHPNFYVITRYNQSTHYAMAVHELARAIKSGYLSQASR encoded by the coding sequence ATGAATCTTGCAGTATCTTTTACAAAACGCTTCAGCCTGGGCTTGACCCTATTATTTTTTGCCGGTTGCGCGAATCAAGCCGAGAAAGTTCAAGCCGTTGTGCAACCCGTGCGCGCTCTCACGCAACAACCCGTCCCCAGCCAATCCAGGACGGCGACGCCCGACTTACGCCCTCTAGCGGCCGTCGGTGGATACCGGGCGGCGTCGATTTCCGGCGATTATGCCGGTTATTCCACTTTAAATCAGTTTATCGATTTCATGGCGCAAAAACATGGGTTTGACCGGGCTTACTTGAACGGCCTGTTTTCGCAAGCCAAGCGCAAGCAGTGGACCTTGGATTACCTGGTAAAATCGGATCAAAGCTTAAAGGCCAAACCGGGGAAGGGTAGCTGGTCGCGTTACCGGGCCAAATTTCTGGATGACAGGCATATCAATAGTGGTGTCGATTTTTGGCAAAAGCATCGAACCGCCTTGCAACGCGCCAGTCAGCAATACGGGGTGCCGGCTGAATATATCCTTGGCATCATGGCGGTAGAAACCACCTTTGGCAGTTATGTCGGCAATCACCGGGTGATCGACGCCCTGACTACCTTGGCTTTCGATTATCAGCGGCGCGGCGATTACTTTCGGGGGGAATTGGAGAATTTTCTAGTGATGTCGCGCGGTGAAGGCATCGATCCCGCCAAGCCTGTTGGTTCGTTCGCGGGCGCCATGGGGTTGGGTCAATTCATGCCTAGTAGTTTTTTGGAATGGGCCGTGGATTTTAACGGCGATGGTCGCCGCGATTTGTGGGACCCTGAAGACTGTATAGGCAGTGTTGCCAATTACTTTGCCCAGCATGGCTGGAAATCGGGACAACCCGTGGTTTCCCCTATTCGCGGTAATCTGGCCGCGGCAGGCAGCCTGGAGCCGGGACTGGATAATCAGTATCCGCTGACTGTCCTCAAACAAATAGGTCTATCGCCAGCCGACAATTGCCAATGTGATTATCCGTTGCGTTTGCTACAGCTCCGGCATCAAGACACCGATGAATATTTGCTGGGCCACCCAAATTTTTACGTGATTACTCGTTATAACCAGAGCACTCACTACGCGATGGCCGTGCATGAACTGGCGCGGGCGATCAAGAGTGGTTACCTATCTCAAGCAAGTAGATAA
- a CDS encoding PilT/PilU family type 4a pilus ATPase — protein MDFKALLALMVEKKASDLFITAGKPPCMKIDGKVVEISKNILTADQALKIVLSIMEQRQKDEFEHTKECQFAMGVEGLGRFRVSAFTQRDAAGMVLRRIETNIPSSEELHLPPVLKDLIMYKRGLVMFVGATGTGKSTSLAALIRHRNENSNGHIITIEDPIEFVHPHKGCIITQREVGLDTESYEVALKNTLRQAPDVILIGEVRTKETMQHAITFAETGHLCLCTLHANNANQALDRILHFFPEEMHGQIFMDLSLNLRGIVAQQLVKRADGKGRYPAIEILLNTPLVSDLIRKGEVHKLKELMKNSREHGMQTFDQALYDLYTAGKISYEDALNSADSRNEVRLMIKLGAENANFDNDEMHLTETDENNGSLYR, from the coding sequence ATGGATTTCAAAGCACTATTAGCCTTGATGGTTGAAAAAAAGGCATCGGATTTATTTATTACCGCCGGCAAGCCGCCCTGTATGAAAATCGACGGTAAGGTGGTGGAAATTTCCAAAAACATTTTGACCGCCGACCAGGCGCTGAAAATCGTTTTGAGCATTATGGAGCAACGTCAGAAAGACGAATTCGAACATACCAAGGAATGCCAGTTTGCGATGGGCGTCGAAGGTTTGGGCCGATTCCGGGTCAGCGCCTTTACCCAGCGCGATGCCGCAGGCATGGTGTTACGCCGCATCGAAACCAATATTCCGTCTTCGGAAGAGTTGCATTTGCCGCCGGTTTTGAAAGATCTGATCATGTACAAGCGCGGTCTGGTGATGTTCGTGGGCGCTACCGGTACCGGTAAATCGACTTCGTTGGCGGCTTTGATTCGGCACCGCAACGAAAACAGTAACGGCCATATCATCACCATCGAAGATCCGATCGAGTTCGTGCATCCACATAAAGGCTGCATCATCACTCAGCGCGAGGTCGGGCTGGATACCGAATCTTACGAAGTGGCGCTGAAAAACACACTACGGCAAGCGCCGGATGTGATTCTAATCGGTGAGGTCAGGACCAAGGAAACCATGCAGCATGCTATTACTTTTGCCGAAACAGGACATTTGTGCTTGTGCACGCTGCATGCGAATAATGCCAACCAGGCGCTGGACCGGATTTTGCATTTCTTCCCGGAAGAGATGCATGGGCAAATATTCATGGATTTGTCATTGAATTTACGCGGCATCGTCGCCCAGCAATTGGTCAAGCGTGCCGATGGCAAGGGACGTTATCCGGCCATTGAGATTTTGCTGAACACCCCGTTGGTATCGGATTTAATTCGCAAGGGCGAGGTGCATAAACTGAAGGAATTGATGAAAAACTCCCGCGAACATGGCATGCAAACCTTCGATCAGGCCCTATACGATCTGTATACAGCTGGTAAAATCAGCTACGAAGATGCACTGAATTCGGCCGACTCCAGAAACGAAGTCCGGTTGATGATCAAACTGGGAGCCGAAAACGCCAATTTCGACAACGACGAGATGCATTTGACCGAGACCGATGAAAACAATGGCAGCCTGTATCGCTAA
- a CDS encoding type IV pilus twitching motility protein PilT → MDIAELLTFSVKNKASDLHLSAGLPPMIRVDGDIRRINIPALDHKEVHALIYDIMNDKQRRDYEEFLETDFSFALPGVARFRVNAFNQDRGAGAVFRTIPSKVLTLEELGAPKFFEEVCTKPRGLILVTGPTGSGKSTTLAAMINHINCNDYSHILTVEDPIEFVHESQKCLINQREVHRDTLGFNEALRSALREDPDIILVGEMRDLETIRLALTAAETGHLVFGTLHTTSAAKTIDRIIDVFPAAEKDMIRSMLSESLQAVISQTLLKKVGGGRIAAHEIMVGTAAIRNLIREAKVAQMYSAIQTGRKEGMQTLDQNLKELVDKGLITAKAAMVKAVNKDMFR, encoded by the coding sequence ATGGACATCGCCGAATTATTGACCTTTTCCGTTAAAAACAAAGCTTCGGATTTACATCTTTCCGCCGGCCTACCACCGATGATCCGGGTGGACGGCGACATCCGCCGTATCAATATCCCGGCTTTGGATCATAAGGAAGTACATGCGCTGATTTACGACATCATGAACGATAAGCAGCGGCGAGATTACGAAGAGTTTCTGGAAACCGATTTTTCGTTTGCGTTGCCCGGCGTGGCTCGTTTCAGGGTTAACGCTTTTAACCAGGATAGAGGCGCCGGTGCGGTATTTAGGACCATTCCATCCAAGGTGTTGACGCTGGAAGAGTTGGGCGCGCCGAAATTTTTCGAGGAAGTCTGTACTAAACCGCGTGGCTTGATTCTGGTGACCGGCCCGACCGGCTCCGGTAAATCCACCACGCTGGCGGCTATGATCAATCACATCAACTGCAATGATTACTCGCATATTTTGACCGTGGAAGACCCTATCGAGTTTGTGCATGAGAGCCAAAAATGTCTGATCAACCAGCGTGAGGTGCATCGCGACACCCTGGGCTTTAACGAAGCCTTGCGTTCCGCGTTGCGGGAAGACCCCGACATCATTCTGGTGGGTGAGATGCGGGATTTGGAAACCATTCGTTTGGCACTGACCGCCGCCGAAACCGGCCATTTGGTGTTCGGCACCTTGCATACCACCTCGGCCGCCAAAACCATAGACCGTATCATCGACGTATTTCCGGCGGCGGAAAAAGACATGATTCGTTCCATGCTGTCGGAATCGCTACAGGCGGTTATTTCGCAAACCCTGTTGAAGAAAGTTGGTGGTGGCCGGATCGCCGCGCATGAAATCATGGTCGGCACCGCCGCCATTCGTAACCTGATCCGCGAAGCGAAAGTGGCGCAGATGTATTCGGCGATTCAAACCGGACGTAAGGAAGGCATGCAGACTCTCGATCAAAACCTCAAGGAACTGGTTGACAAAGGTTTGATTACCGCCAAAGCCGCGATGGTGAAAGCCGTCAATAAAGACATGTTCCGCTAA
- a CDS encoding TraR/DksA family transcriptional regulator produces MKEYQEVRTHLLDMLEELDDRLSKITDDVRHVDKPLDQDFSEQAVEAENDEVLDALGNTARDEVEKIKQAISRIDAGTYGICLICGEPIKKERLAVLPYANQCIRCAERSERK; encoded by the coding sequence ATGAAAGAATACCAAGAAGTGCGTACCCATTTACTCGACATGTTGGAAGAGCTTGACGACCGGTTGAGCAAAATTACCGATGATGTCAGACATGTCGATAAACCGTTGGACCAGGACTTTTCCGAGCAGGCCGTGGAAGCTGAAAACGATGAAGTGCTGGATGCCTTGGGTAACACTGCCCGCGATGAAGTGGAAAAAATCAAGCAGGCAATTTCCAGAATCGACGCCGGTACCTACGGTATTTGTCTGATTTGCGGCGAGCCGATCAAGAAGGAGCGTTTGGCGGTGTTGCCCTATGCCAATCAATGCATTCGCTGCGCGGAACGTAGCGAGCGAAAGTAA
- a CDS encoding NADP-dependent isocitrate dehydrogenase, which yields MTKIRVLKPVVEIDGDEMTRIIWHFIKDKLILPYLDLTIDYYDLSIEHRDATDDQVTIDAANAIKKYGVGIKCATITPDEARVEEFGLKKMYKSPNGTIRNILDGTVFREPIICRNVPRLVPNWTQPICIGRHAFGDQYRATDFITQGKGKLKITFTPDDGSAEQSHEVYHFDGDGVALAMYNTDASIAGFARSCFNVALDRGWPLYLSTKNTILKKYDGRFKDIFEQIYQAEYKDLYKAKGIIYEHKLIDDMVASALKWNGAFVWACKNYDGDVQSDTVAQGFGSLGLMTSTLVTPDGKVMEAEAAHGTVTRHYRMHQQGKQTSTNPIASIFAWTRGLAFRGKLDGNAELVKFCETLEKVCVDSVEAGQMTKDLALCIHDDDLNDSHYLTTEKFLETLRENLERSLAL from the coding sequence ATGACAAAAATACGCGTATTAAAGCCGGTGGTTGAAATCGATGGCGACGAAATGACTCGCATCATCTGGCATTTCATCAAGGACAAACTGATTTTGCCGTATCTGGATTTAACTATCGATTATTACGATCTGAGCATCGAACACCGCGATGCCACCGACGACCAAGTCACGATAGACGCCGCCAACGCCATCAAAAAATACGGAGTCGGCATTAAATGCGCCACCATCACCCCGGACGAAGCACGGGTCGAGGAGTTCGGCCTAAAAAAAATGTACAAGTCCCCCAACGGCACGATCCGTAACATCCTAGACGGCACCGTGTTCCGCGAACCGATCATTTGCAGAAACGTGCCTCGTCTAGTCCCGAACTGGACTCAACCAATCTGCATCGGCCGTCACGCCTTCGGCGACCAATACCGTGCCACCGACTTTATCACCCAAGGCAAAGGGAAACTCAAAATTACTTTCACGCCAGACGACGGCAGCGCCGAACAGTCCCACGAAGTCTACCACTTCGACGGCGACGGCGTGGCTCTGGCGATGTACAACACCGACGCCTCCATCGCCGGCTTCGCTCGCAGTTGTTTCAACGTAGCGCTGGATCGCGGCTGGCCACTGTACCTGTCCACCAAAAACACCATCCTGAAAAAATACGACGGCCGTTTCAAGGACATCTTCGAACAGATTTACCAGGCCGAATACAAAGACTTGTATAAAGCCAAAGGCATCATCTACGAACACAAACTGATCGACGACATGGTGGCTTCGGCCTTGAAATGGAACGGCGCCTTTGTCTGGGCCTGCAAGAATTACGACGGTGACGTGCAATCCGACACCGTCGCCCAGGGCTTCGGCTCGCTGGGATTGATGACATCGACGCTGGTCACGCCGGACGGCAAGGTCATGGAAGCCGAAGCTGCCCACGGCACGGTCACCCGCCATTACCGGATGCACCAACAGGGCAAGCAAACCTCGACTAACCCGATCGCCTCGATTTTCGCCTGGACTCGCGGACTGGCTTTTCGCGGCAAGCTGGACGGCAACGCCGAGTTAGTCAAATTTTGCGAAACCCTGGAAAAAGTCTGCGTCGATAGCGTGGAAGCCGGACAGATGACCAAGGACTTGGCTCTATGCATCCACGACGACGATCTCAACGACTCGCATTATTTGACGACCGAGAAGTTTCTCGAAACTTTACGAGAAAATTTGGAGCGAAGTCTGGCTCTTTAA
- a CDS encoding fatty acid desaturase: MPQPIIHLEPQSSIFNQHTQAFRQELIQAVSKYAQPDYRQAFWQVANTLSPYLGLWVLMIVTVLYDFPYWATLLLSLPAAGFLVRLFILFHDCCHGAFFPSRAANRVLGYVAGILTFTPFEDWQRTHILHHAASGNLDRRGVGDIWTLTVDEYLSASRAKRLAYRLFRNPLVLFGVVPLVLFLILQRFPSRGAKKRERNSVMFTNLAIVAVIVLMSLTLGFKNYLLIQLPIILMASVAGMWLFYVQHQYEDVYWARQQNWDLINSGLAGSSYYKLPKVLQWIVGNIGLHHIHHVRANIPNYNLQRCLDEVPLLQTVRPLTLRNSLKSLWLNLWDEQRQRLVSFHSIRLLPR; encoded by the coding sequence ATGCCGCAGCCAATTATTCACCTCGAACCCCAGTCATCCATCTTTAACCAACATACCCAGGCTTTTCGGCAAGAATTGATCCAGGCGGTATCGAAGTATGCGCAACCAGATTATCGTCAGGCGTTTTGGCAAGTCGCCAATACCCTTTCTCCATATCTCGGGCTATGGGTATTGATGATTGTTACCGTGCTATATGATTTTCCTTATTGGGCAACCTTATTATTAAGCCTGCCTGCCGCCGGTTTTTTGGTTCGCCTGTTCATCCTTTTTCACGACTGTTGCCATGGTGCTTTCTTTCCGTCGCGCGCGGCGAACAGGGTGTTGGGATATGTCGCCGGTATTTTGACTTTCACGCCTTTCGAAGATTGGCAGCGCACTCATATTCTTCATCATGCGGCTTCGGGAAACCTGGACCGGCGCGGCGTGGGCGATATTTGGACCCTAACCGTCGACGAATATCTGTCGGCTTCGCGAGCTAAGCGCCTGGCTTATCGGTTGTTTCGCAATCCGCTGGTGTTGTTCGGTGTCGTCCCGTTGGTGTTGTTTTTGATCCTTCAGCGTTTCCCCAGTCGCGGAGCCAAAAAACGCGAACGAAACAGTGTGATGTTCACTAATTTGGCTATCGTTGCGGTTATTGTTTTGATGAGTTTGACTTTGGGGTTTAAAAATTATTTGTTGATTCAACTGCCGATTATCCTGATGGCGTCTGTTGCCGGGATGTGGTTGTTCTATGTTCAACATCAGTATGAAGATGTGTATTGGGCACGCCAGCAAAATTGGGATCTGATTAATTCGGGGCTGGCCGGCAGCTCCTATTATAAGTTGCCAAAAGTGTTGCAATGGATAGTGGGTAACATCGGTCTGCATCATATTCATCATGTTAGGGCCAATATTCCCAACTACAATTTGCAGCGCTGCCTCGATGAAGTACCGTTATTGCAGACAGTGAGGCCGTTAACCTTGCGCAATAGTCTTAAATCGTTATGGTTGAACCTGTGGGATGAACAACGGCAAAGATTGGTTAGTTTTCACTCGATTCGGTTGCTGCCTCGCTAG
- a CDS encoding HMA2 domain-containing protein, giving the protein MSRIVSSLPGRIRIRDKRLRDQARLNELSKQLLNITAITELQGNARTGSVVVNFDPNVIEIAVLETKLDTAVDKVLAEPLTPPLLTKKRINRYNKIVMMGSLAASLALATARKKRWRRLHAMTGYLFVVNLGLHLYLYRKSLFR; this is encoded by the coding sequence ATGAGCAGAATAGTATCTTCGTTGCCGGGGCGTATCAGAATCCGCGACAAACGCCTGCGTGACCAGGCGCGATTAAATGAACTTAGCAAACAGCTGTTGAACATTACGGCCATCACCGAATTGCAAGGCAATGCCCGCACCGGTAGCGTTGTGGTGAATTTTGATCCCAACGTCATTGAAATAGCAGTGTTGGAAACAAAACTTGATACAGCCGTCGACAAGGTCTTAGCCGAACCGCTAACGCCGCCGTTATTGACGAAAAAACGCATCAACCGCTATAACAAAATAGTCATGATGGGCAGTTTGGCGGCTTCTTTAGCCCTCGCCACGGCACGCAAGAAACGCTGGAGACGCTTACATGCCATGACTGGCTACTTATTTGTCGTCAATCTGGGCCTGCATTTATATCTCTATCGCAAATCGCTGTTTCGGTGA
- a CDS encoding HDOD domain-containing protein has translation MNAQTLARQVRNVFSLPEIVVTINQILNSAEPNFTELEEVILHDPALTVKLLKLVNSPYYGFTNKIDSVSRAVAMLGLQELKNLVLGVAVTAQFDSISETLVDMNTFWYHSVVKGVLAKILAKHFKLNNPERFYIAGLLSSLGQLILFSQYPQQSARILSHPDQSDAAILQLEKELFGFDYAELGAALLQEWKLPDEISRLVLYQFDPLNENAPQGEACILHVAAKISNNIQPCHHQAYDINAQAAEFNQGVLEFLQLSPDVIQSATSEALLYPLEILNIIHPSASSIF, from the coding sequence ATGAATGCCCAAACCTTAGCCCGACAAGTGCGGAATGTTTTTTCGTTACCCGAAATCGTGGTGACGATCAATCAAATATTGAACTCGGCGGAGCCGAATTTCACCGAGCTGGAAGAGGTGATTCTGCATGATCCTGCATTGACAGTGAAACTGCTGAAATTGGTTAACAGCCCGTATTACGGTTTCACCAATAAAATCGATAGCGTTTCCCGTGCCGTGGCAATGCTGGGCTTGCAGGAGTTGAAAAATCTGGTGTTGGGGGTTGCCGTCACGGCCCAGTTCGATAGCATTTCGGAGACTCTGGTCGATATGAATACCTTTTGGTATCACAGTGTCGTCAAGGGCGTACTGGCGAAAATTCTGGCCAAGCATTTTAAACTCAATAATCCCGAGCGATTTTATATAGCCGGTTTATTGAGCAGTCTTGGACAATTGATTCTGTTTAGCCAATATCCGCAACAGTCGGCGCGGATATTGAGTCATCCCGATCAAAGCGATGCCGCGATATTGCAGTTGGAAAAGGAGTTATTCGGCTTTGATTATGCGGAATTGGGCGCGGCATTGCTGCAAGAATGGAAGTTGCCCGATGAAATTTCCCGGCTGGTTTTGTACCAGTTCGATCCGTTGAACGAAAATGCACCGCAAGGGGAAGCTTGCATACTGCATGTGGCGGCAAAAATATCCAATAACATCCAACCTTGCCATCATCAGGCTTACGACATCAATGCCCAGGCTGCGGAATTCAACCAGGGCGTTTTAGAGTTTTTGCAATTATCGCCGGACGTTATCCAGTCAGCGACGTCGGAAGCGTTGCTCTATCCGTTGGAGATTCTGAATATTATTCATCCATCGGCCTCATCGATTTTTTGA
- a CDS encoding efflux RND transporter periplasmic adaptor subunit: protein MNSKTLIFVVVLTIAGAVFFYSKRPQPIEVEAYTLSEGEVQSTVANTRVGTIKACRRAYLAPATGGQIAALHVKEGDKVKQGQLLLEVWNQDLKAQVVLQKAQIGAHRASAEQACQLAGGAEREAARLSELQKRNNVVSEEQVDKSVTGGKSQRAACRAAQQTIEVAQAQLAVAEAAVRRTLVLAPFDGTVAEVNAELGEFVTPSPPGIPTLPPIDLLDLSCLTVSAPIDEVDAAAIKTGMSACVSLDAFADKRCSGIVTRVAPYVLEKEKQARTVEVEVTLRDPKDLAELMPGYSADIEVLLSKKDRTLRLPAEAILENNRVLLIDEQQVLHEQHFQAGLSNWSYTEVLSGLKVGDRVVLSVGKEGVADGTKVDIKP from the coding sequence ATGAACAGCAAAACTCTCATTTTCGTTGTCGTGTTGACGATAGCCGGTGCCGTATTTTTTTATAGCAAACGCCCCCAACCGATTGAAGTGGAGGCTTATACCCTATCCGAGGGTGAGGTGCAGTCCACAGTGGCCAATACCAGAGTCGGCACCATCAAGGCATGCCGCAGAGCTTATCTGGCGCCGGCCACCGGCGGCCAGATTGCCGCTTTGCATGTAAAAGAAGGTGACAAAGTCAAGCAGGGTCAATTGCTGCTTGAAGTTTGGAATCAGGACCTGAAAGCGCAAGTTGTCTTGCAGAAAGCGCAAATAGGAGCCCACCGCGCCAGTGCCGAACAGGCATGCCAATTGGCCGGTGGTGCCGAGCGGGAAGCGGCGCGACTGTCAGAATTGCAGAAACGCAATAACGTAGTATCCGAGGAACAGGTCGATAAGTCAGTGACCGGCGGCAAGTCGCAACGCGCCGCCTGCCGGGCCGCGCAGCAAACTATCGAAGTCGCTCAAGCCCAGTTGGCCGTCGCCGAGGCGGCAGTACGCCGAACGTTGGTGTTGGCGCCGTTCGACGGTACCGTCGCCGAAGTTAATGCCGAGCTTGGCGAATTCGTCACGCCATCACCACCCGGCATCCCTACCCTACCGCCGATCGATTTACTGGATCTCAGTTGCCTGACCGTATCAGCACCGATAGATGAAGTCGACGCGGCCGCGATCAAAACCGGCATGAGCGCTTGCGTGTCGCTGGATGCCTTTGCCGACAAACGTTGCTCCGGCATTGTCACGCGGGTAGCGCCTTATGTATTGGAAAAGGAGAAACAGGCACGTACCGTGGAAGTGGAAGTTACGCTACGCGACCCGAAGGATCTGGCGGAACTGATGCCCGGTTACAGCGCCGACATCGAAGTGCTGTTGTCGAAAAAAGACCGGACTTTGCGCCTGCCGGCCGAAGCGATCTTGGAAAATAACCGGGTGCTGTTGATCGACGAACAGCAGGTGTTGCACGAACAACATTTTCAGGCTGGATTATCCAACTGGAGTTATACCGAGGTATTGTCCGGACTGAAGGTCGGCGATCGCGTTGTGCTGTCGGTGGGTAAGGAGGGTGTGGCCGATGGTACTAAGGTCGACATCAAGCCATGA
- a CDS encoding ABC transporter ATP-binding protein, translating to MIQLSNIHRYFQVGEQTVHALNGVDLSVERGEYVSVMGPSGSGKSTLLNIIALLDQPSSGGYILNGHDVTRQTDDELAKIRRDNIGFVFQFFHLIPRLTAAENIEMPMILAGIDSKQRKEKVRQSLISVNLLDRAEHKPNQLSGGQLQRIAIARAMIMQPAILLADEPTGNLDSKSGLEIIDLLEALNRQGVTLMIITHDNNIGERAKRRIKIVDGIIAD from the coding sequence ATGATTCAACTGAGTAATATTCATCGCTATTTTCAGGTGGGCGAGCAGACCGTACATGCGCTGAACGGTGTGGATTTATCGGTTGAGCGCGGCGAATATGTGTCGGTAATGGGGCCGTCCGGCTCAGGTAAATCGACGTTGCTGAATATCATCGCCCTATTGGACCAACCGAGTTCCGGTGGTTATATATTGAATGGGCATGATGTTACCCGGCAAACCGACGATGAACTCGCCAAAATCCGCCGTGACAACATCGGTTTCGTGTTTCAGTTTTTTCATTTGATTCCCCGCTTAACCGCGGCCGAGAATATCGAAATGCCAATGATCCTGGCTGGCATCGATAGCAAGCAGCGTAAGGAGAAGGTACGGCAGTCCTTGATTTCGGTGAATTTACTCGACCGCGCCGAGCACAAACCCAATCAGTTATCCGGCGGCCAATTGCAGCGTATCGCTATCGCCAGGGCCATGATCATGCAGCCGGCCATTCTGTTAGCCGATGAACCCACCGGCAATCTCGACAGCAAGTCCGGGCTGGAAATCATCGACTTATTGGAAGCCCTGAATCGTCAGGGCGTGACCTTGATGATCATTACCCATGACAACAACATCGGCGAACGGGCCAAGCGTCGGATCAAAATTGTGGACGGTATTATCGCTGATTGA
- the lptG gene encoding LPS export ABC transporter permease LptG — protein MNVLTFYIIREVVKGSLLALLLLLTLFNLFTFSDELKELGHGGYGLKQILMFLALTSPRVFYELVPSAALLGSLFVVGAMANNREIVAMRAAGLSTAWIIRSIMLAGLLLVMVAVFVGEFVAPSSERSAQLLKTTAQNNGVVMRTQYGMWLREGNRFINVRRILDDGSLGDIRVYEIDGQHKLSQVTQAEHGKFLGNKQWQLSNVAQSFISPQRVNADSQPSMQWQSSIDSDLLKVAVVNSDNLSLYDLFNYIDFLKSNNQKSQSYELAFWSRLINPLVTFVMLMVSVPFVIGIGRGIGTGGRIMMGVLIGMSFNIMDRITGHLGLVYEMNPMLMAVIPSTLVFCIALYAVWRVS, from the coding sequence ATGAATGTTCTGACTTTCTATATCATCAGAGAAGTCGTCAAGGGTTCTTTGCTAGCCTTGCTGTTGCTGTTGACGCTGTTCAACCTGTTTACCTTCAGTGACGAACTAAAGGAACTGGGGCATGGCGGCTATGGCTTGAAGCAAATCCTGATGTTTCTGGCGCTGACGTCGCCTCGGGTTTTTTATGAATTGGTGCCATCCGCGGCATTACTGGGTAGCTTGTTTGTGGTCGGGGCCATGGCCAACAACCGCGAGATCGTGGCGATGCGGGCCGCCGGTTTATCGACCGCCTGGATCATACGCAGCATTATGTTGGCCGGTCTGTTACTGGTGATGGTGGCGGTGTTTGTCGGCGAGTTCGTCGCCCCTTCCAGCGAGCGCTCCGCCCAGTTATTAAAAACCACGGCTCAAAACAATGGGGTGGTGATGCGCACGCAATACGGCATGTGGTTGCGTGAAGGTAACCGCTTTATCAATGTGCGTAGAATTCTGGATGACGGTTCGCTGGGTGATATTCGGGTTTATGAAATTGATGGGCAGCATAAACTTAGTCAAGTGACCCAGGCCGAGCATGGGAAATTTCTGGGTAACAAACAATGGCAATTGAGCAATGTCGCGCAATCGTTCATCAGTCCGCAACGGGTAAACGCCGATAGCCAGCCTAGTATGCAGTGGCAGTCTTCGATCGACTCGGATTTGTTAAAGGTGGCCGTGGTCAATTCCGACAACCTGTCGCTGTATGATCTGTTCAATTACATCGACTTCCTGAAAAGCAACAACCAGAAATCACAAAGCTATGAATTAGCCTTCTGGAGTCGCTTGATCAACCCCTTGGTTACCTTCGTGATGCTGATGGTCTCGGTCCCGTTCGTGATCGGCATTGGCCGAGGTATTGGTACCGGCGGCAGAATCATGATGGGGGTGTTGATCGGCATGAGTTTTAACATCATGGATAGAATAACCGGCCATCTTGGTTTGGTGTACGAGATGAATCCCATGCTGATGGCGGTAATTCCCAGTACCTTGGTTTTCTGTATTGCCCTATACGCGGTATGGCGGGTAAGCTAG